From a region of the Armatimonadota bacterium genome:
- a CDS encoding DUF2795 domain-containing protein: MVSIAAVAEYLEGLDFPATKQELIDYAEDRHAPPEVLDILYEMPDPPDGLYYSMASVWDALSEIM, from the coding sequence ATGGTTTCTATTGCTGCTGTTGCGGAATACCTTGAGGGACTCGACTTTCCTGCTACGAAGCAGGAACTTATTGATTATGCCGAGGACCGCCATGCGCCACCAGAAGTATTAGACATTCTTTACGAAATGCCTGACCCGCCTGATGGTTTGTATTACAGCATGGCAAGTGTATGGGATGCCCTCAGTGAAATAATGTAA